The window GGAAAGTATTTATGCCATGTAACCGGAAGAGAAATGGTACTTTGGGATGGCTCCTGTATTGTCCACGAGGCCTTTTCGATCGATAAATTATTGGTCTTGCTGAAAGAACATCCAGATGCTAAGATTATTGCGCACCCTGAATCGGAAGAACACATCCTTAAGACAGCTTCATATATCGGGTCTACCGCGGGGATGCTGAATTGTGTAAAGCAAAATCCTGAACAGAAGTATATCGTTGCTACAGAAGCGGGGATCTTGTATGAAATGAGGAAAGAAGTGCCTGATGCCGTTTTAATCCCTGCTCCCGCAAAAGAAGATAACACATGCGCATGTAGCGAATGCGCTTACATGAAAGTAAATACATTACAAAAGCTCTATGACTGCCTTTTGCATGAGGCTCCGGAAATTAAATTATCGGAAGAACTCAGGCAGCAGGCATTGATACCTATAAACAGGATGCTAAAACTTTCGATTTAATGTTGAAGACAGACTTTTTGATAATAGGATCAGGAATAGCAGGGCTGACTTATGCAATAAAAACGGCTGAATTTCATACGGATAAGCATATAACTATCGTTACAAAATCTGATGAGGGCGAGTCTAATACGAAATATGCTCAAGGTGGAGTAGCAGTAGTGTTAGATAGCCGCTCGGATTCATTCGACAAACATGTGGGCGACACTTTAAAATGCGGTGATGGTTTATGTGATCGGGAAGTAGTTGAATTTGTGGTTCGCCAAGGACCGCAACGCTTGCAGGAACTCATACAATGGGGAGCTAATTTTGATATTAACGAAAAAGGCTTCTATAAGTTGGGCAAAGAAGGAGGACATACGGCCAGCAGGGTAATACATCACAAGGATATTACAGGTTTTGAAATTGAAAGAGCATTGCTTAAAAGGGTTCATCAACTTCCGAATATTACTTTTTTGACCGACCATTTTGCGATTGATCTTATTGTAGGAACTAAGAGTAAGAGGTGTTGTGCCGGAGCTTATATTTTAGATATAAAAACCAATAAAGTAAAAGCTTTAAGAAGTAGTAGTGTGTTGCTTGCTTCTGGGGGGATTGGTCAAGTGTACGGACATACTACAAATCCGATAATAGCTACCGGCGATGGAATAGCTATGGCTTATAGAGCTGGTGCGGTTATCACTGATATGGAATTTGTACAATTCCATCCGACAGTACTGTATCAGAAAGAGAGCGGCAGTTCTTTTTTAATATCAGAAGCGGTTAGAGGTTTTGGAGCCTATTTACGTAATATTGAAGGGAAACGATTTGTTTTTGATTACGACGACAGGGGAGAAATGGCATCAAGAGATATTGTTTCCAGAGCTGTTTTTAACGAATTGATGACACAGGAGGAAGATTTTGTGTTTTTAGATTGTACGCATTTAGACATGAGGTTGTTTAAAGCGCATTTTCCGACAATTTATGATAAGTGTCTTAAAGAGGGTATTAACGTGGCAGCAGATCCGGTACCTGTATCACCTGCTGCACATTATATATGCGGAGGGATTCAGGTAGATAAGAACGGAAAGACATCAGTAAGCAATTTGTTTGCATGTGGAGAATCGTCAAGAACCGGACTTCATGGTGCTAATAGACTGGCATCTAATTCTTTATTGGAGGCATTGGTTTATGCTCACAGGATTTTTGAATATCAGAAGAGTGTTTTTCCGGCAGAAAGAATGATAATTGGCGAATATGAGGTTCAAAAGGTGCAATGGACAGACAAACTGAATAAGGTTGAAACGCTGAAAACAGAACTACAGAAGATTATGCGTCATTACACGGGGATCGTCAGGTGTGATTCAGGTTTAAGAAAGGCAGGTGACAAGGTAAACGTATTAAAAAGAGAGATTGAGATGTTATTTATAAAAGAGCAAAGAAGCATCGCTCTTTATGAATTAAGGAATATGGTCGATACCGCTGAACTAATTATAAATCAATCTGCATTAAGAAAAGAAAACAGAGGCGGGTTTTATAATATAGATAATATAGCAAAAGAGTTGCATTTAGTTTAATTCAGACCGGCTGTTTCCGAGCAGGTTTTTGGCCTGGCCTTTCCAATCATCCCTTTTAATCCTTCCTGGAAAAAACTCAATAAGTTCAGTTATAGCATCTATTTCTTCGTCATTCATTTTACTTAGCTGGCTATAGG of the Zhouia spongiae genome contains:
- the nadA gene encoding quinolinate synthase NadA: MNLKEEIDRLKKEKNAVILAHYYQEAEIQEIADYVGDSLGLSQQAEKVEADIIVFAGVHFMAETAKILNPSKKVLLPDLNAGCSLADSCPPEAFRQFIEQYPDHTVVTYINCSAAVKAMTDIVCTSSNAVKVIESIPKDQSIIFAPDKNLGKYLCHVTGREMVLWDGSCIVHEAFSIDKLLVLLKEHPDAKIIAHPESEEHILKTASYIGSTAGMLNCVKQNPEQKYIVATEAGILYEMRKEVPDAVLIPAPAKEDNTCACSECAYMKVNTLQKLYDCLLHEAPEIKLSEELRQQALIPINRMLKLSI
- the nadB gene encoding L-aspartate oxidase, coding for MLKTDFLIIGSGIAGLTYAIKTAEFHTDKHITIVTKSDEGESNTKYAQGGVAVVLDSRSDSFDKHVGDTLKCGDGLCDREVVEFVVRQGPQRLQELIQWGANFDINEKGFYKLGKEGGHTASRVIHHKDITGFEIERALLKRVHQLPNITFLTDHFAIDLIVGTKSKRCCAGAYILDIKTNKVKALRSSSVLLASGGIGQVYGHTTNPIIATGDGIAMAYRAGAVITDMEFVQFHPTVLYQKESGSSFLISEAVRGFGAYLRNIEGKRFVFDYDDRGEMASRDIVSRAVFNELMTQEEDFVFLDCTHLDMRLFKAHFPTIYDKCLKEGINVAADPVPVSPAAHYICGGIQVDKNGKTSVSNLFACGESSRTGLHGANRLASNSLLEALVYAHRIFEYQKSVFPAERMIIGEYEVQKVQWTDKLNKVETLKTELQKIMRHYTGIVRCDSGLRKAGDKVNVLKREIEMLFIKEQRSIALYELRNMVDTAELIINQSALRKENRGGFYNIDNIAKELHLV